From a single Cryptococcus neoformans var. neoformans B-3501A chromosome 3, whole genome shotgun sequence genomic region:
- a CDS encoding hypothetical protein (Match to ESTs gb|CF186987.1|CF186987, gb|CF193248.1|CF193248, gb|CF187122.1|CF187122; HMMPfam hit to Lyase_1, Lyase, score: 601.6, E(): 5.9e-178): MTTPTKTSSLKTTQMLARSLRLTRTLPRVSLASRGFSSTSYIMAEQKFRKEKDTFGDLQVPADRYWGAQTQRSLMNFDIGGPTERMPPPLIKAFGVLKKAAAAVNQTYGLPAEVAEHIQKAADEVISGKLIDEFPLVVFQTGSGTQTNMNVNEVISNRAIEMMGGELGSKKPVHPNDHVNMSQSSNDTFPTAMHIAAVVEINEQLLPAMKELHAALKAKQDAFENIIKIGRTHLQDATPLTLGQEFSGYVTQVERGIGRVEATLKNLSMLAQGGTAVGTGLNTRKGFDEKVAAEISKITGYDFVTAPNKFEALAAHDAIVEASGALNVVAVSFMKIANDIRYLGSGPRCGLGELELPENEPGSSIMPGKVNPTQCEALTMVAAQVMGNNTTISVAGSYGQFELNVFKPVLIKNLLQSIRLLSDGARSFTKNCVVGIKANEDRIKKIMNESLMLATCLNSTLGYDDVAAIAKKAHKEGLTLKESTLALGKLTSEQFDEKVRPELMLAPTDA, from the exons ATGACGACTCCCACAAAGACATCCAGTCTCAAAACCACCCAGATGCTCGCCCGATCACTCAGA CTCACCCGTACTCTTCCCCGTGTCTCTCTTGCTTCTCGCGGattctcctccacttcataCATCATGGCAGAGCAAAAGttcaggaaggagaaggacacTTTTGGTGACCTCCAGGTCCCCGCTGACAGGTACTGGGGTGCCCAGACGCAGCGAAGTTTGATGAACTTTGACATCG GCGGTCCGACTGAGCGAATGCCTCCTCCCCTCATCAAGGCCTTTGGCGTCCTCAAGAAGGCCGCCGCTGCTGTTAACCAGACTTATGGCCTCCCTGCCGAGGTTGCCGAGCACATCCAAAAGGCTGCTGACGAAGTCATTTCTGGCAAGCTCATTGACGAATTCCCCCTCGTCGTCTTCCAAACTGGTTCCGGCACCCAGACCAACATGAATGTGAACGAGGTCATTTCCAACAGGGCCATTGAAATGATGGGTGGTGAGCTTGGCAGCAAGAAGCCCGTTCACCCCAACGACCACGTCAACATGAGCCAGTCTTCCAACGACAC TTTCCCCACCGCTATGCACATTGCTGCCGTTGTTGAGATCAACGAGCAGCTCCTTCCCGCCATGAAGGAGCTCCACGCTGCCCTCAAGGCCAAGCAGGACGCTTTCGAGAACATCATCAAGATCGGTCGAACTCACTTGCAGGATGCTACCCCTTTGACTCTCGGTCAGGAGTTCTCTGGTTACGTCACCCAGGTTGAGAGGGGTATCGGCCGTGTCGAGGCCACCTTGAAGAATTTGAGCATGTTGGCTCAAGGTGGTACCGCCGTTGGTACTGGTTTGAACACCAGGAAGGGCTTTGACGAGAAGGTTGCTGCCGAGATCTCAAAGATCACCGGCTACGACTTTGTCACTGCTCCCAACAAG TTTGAGGCCCTTGCCGCTCATGACGCTATCGTCGAGGCCTCTGGTGCCCTCAACGTCGTCGCTGTCAGCTTCATGAAGATCGCCAACGACATCAGGTACCTCGGATCTGGTCCTCGATGCGGTCTCGGTGAACTCGAGTTGCCCGAGAACGAGCCTGGATCTTCCATCATGCCCGGCAA GGTCAACCCCACCCAGTGCGAGGCCCTCACCATGGTTGCTGCCCAAGTCATGGGTAACAACACCACCATCTCTGTCGCCGGATCATACGGCCAGTTCGAGCTCAACGTCTTCAAACCCGTTCTCATCAAGAACCTCTTGCAGTCTATCCGACTCTTGTCTGATGGTGCCAGGAGCTTCACCAAGAACTGTGTCGTCGGTATCAAGGCGAACGAGGACAGGATCAAGAAGATTATGAACGAGAGTTTGATGTTGGCTACCTGCTTGAACAGCACTTTGGGTTACGATG ACGTCGCCGCCATCGCCAAAAAGGCTCACAAGGAGGGTCTCACCCTCAAGGAGTCTACCCTTGCTCTCGGCAAGCTCACTTCTGAACAATTCGACGAGAAGGTCAGGCCTGAGC TCATGTTGGCTCCCACTGACGCTTAA
- a CDS encoding hypothetical protein (HMMPfam hit to Dynamin_M, Dynamin central region, score: 478.5, E(): 6.7e-141; HMMPfam hit to Dynamin_N, Dynamin family, score: 372.6, E(): 4.9e-109; HMMPfam hit to GED, Dynamin GTPase effector domain, score: 117.2, E(): 3.9e-32): MSMDGDLIALVNKLQDTFNAIGGDAVDLPQIVVVGSQSSGKSSVLETIVGRDFLPRGSGIVTRRPLILQLIHTPPRSSPRTLENIDDGYLPNLDQTPTAGAGVMRPGGRSMGEGTGAEYAEFLHINRRFTDFEEIRKEIEAETFRVAGQNKGVSKLPINLKIYGPGVLNLTLVDLPGLTKVPVGDQPTDIERQIKNLVLDYISKPNAVILAVSPANVDLANSDALKLARSVDPRGLRTLGVLTKLDLMDAGTNALDILTGRTYPLKLGFVGVVNRSQQDINENLPMEDARAKEEEFFRTHPVYRNIAHRCGTKYLAKTLNHVLMNHIREKLPDMKARLNTLMGQTQQELNAFGDATFLGEQHRGSLILKLMTEFSKDFVSSIEGTSLEISTKELSGGARVYYIFNEVFGHALQGIDPAHNLSLADIRTAIRNSTGPRPSLFVPEVAFDLLVKPQIKLLEAPSLRCVELVYEELMKICHNCTSPELQRFPRLLTQLVEVVSDLLRERLGPTSDYVSSLISIQAAYINTNHPDFVAGSAAIARAGAPPTTQISKVQEATSEVDDEESEAESEASAPNGYVTHPRSASASVPDIRRPTTALGGKETKSRKHIRTASGSHSGHTSGARQGANALLGAASAHNMAGTSPHTAKETFLNYFLGGRNGAGEDAGSVQRALGKSHVMQHHAQGQYQPQQREKDLLPDLGGRRGGRLENSASFDMKSLGKHLEATTGDEMQLTPREEMETTLIRSLIASYFGITRQTIQDLVPKAIMHLLVNFSRDAIQQRLVTQLYKPELFADLLFEDEALVSERTRVKALLDAYKEAFKVLSEVSLKST, from the exons ATGTCAATGGACGGTGATCTCATCGCCCTTGTCAACAAGCTTCAGGATACGTTCAACGCCATTGGGGGCGACGCGGTAGATCTTCCGCAaatcgtcgtcgtcgggTCCCAATCCTCTGGAAAGTCTTCCGTACTGGAAACTATTGTTGGTAGAGATTTCCTGCCTCGAGGGTCGGGTATCGTCACCAGGCGACCTCTCATACTTCAACTCATTCATACACCTCctcgttcttctccacGCACGCTGGAGAACATTGATGATGGATACTTACCCAATTTGGACCAGACACCTACAGCTGGAGCAGGTGTCATGCGCCCAGGTGGCAGATCTATGGGGGAGGGAACTGGAGCAGAGTATGCAGAGTTCTTGCATATTAATAGGAGGTTCACCGATTTTGAGGAAATCCGTAAAGAAATTGAGGCAGAGACTTTCAGGGTTGCTGGTCAAAACAAG GGCGTTTCCAAGCTTCCAATCAACCTCAAGATTTATGGTCCTGGCGTCCTCAACTTGACTCTTGTTGATTTGCCCGGTCTTACAAAGGTGCCTGTGGGCGACCAGCCCACTGACATTGAAAGGCAGATCAAAAATCTCGTTCTTGATTACATCTCCAAACCCAACGC GGTAATCCTTGCGGTCTCGCCCGCCAATGTTGACCTTGCCAACTCTGACGCCCTAAAGTTGGCCCGTTCCGTAGACCCTCGTGGCCTTCGTACACTTGGTGTTCTCACAAAGCTCGATCTTATGGATGCCGGTACTAATGCTCTCGACATTCTTACTGGCAGGACTTACCCACTGAAACTCGGTTTCGTGGGTGTGGTGAATAGGAGTCAGCAGGATATCAATGAAAATCTCCCCATGGAGGACGCCAgggcgaaggaagaagagttctTCAGGACACACCCTGTCTATAGAAACATTGCACACCGATGTGGGACAAAATATCTTGCAAAGACTCTCAATCAT GTCTTGATGAACCATATCCGGGAGAAATTGCCGGACATGAAGGCTAGGTTGAACACTCTTATGGGGCAGACTCAGCAAGAGCTCAACGCTTTCGGTGATGCCACTTTCCTTGGCGAGCAACACCGT GGATCTCTCATTCTCAAACTTATGACCGAGTTCTCAAAAGATTTTGTCTCCTCTATTGAAGGAACGTCCCTTGAAATCTCTACCAAGGAACTTTCAGGAGGTGCTCGCGTCTACTACATCTTCAACGAAGTCTTTGGACACGCCCTGCAAGGCATTGACCCCGCCCACAATCTTTCACTTGCAGACATCAGGACTGCGATTCGAAACTCGACCGGTCCAAGACCAAGCTTGTTCGTCCCCGAGGTCGCGTTCGATTTATTGGTAAAACCACAGATCAAGTTGCTCGAAGCTCCAAGTCTGAGATGTGTCGAGTTAGTCTACGAAGAGCTGATGAAAATTTGTCACAACTGTACCAGCCCC GAACTTCAACGCTTCCCCCGCCTCCTTACACAGCTTGTGGAGGTTGTGTCCGACCTTCTTCGCGAGCGTCTTGGCCCTACCTCTGATTACGTTTCCTCTTTAATCTCCATCCAAGCGGCTTATATCAACACTAATCACCCCGACTTTGTTGCCGGTTCCGCCGCCATTGCACGAGCTGGTGCCCCTCCCACTACTCAGATTTCCAAGGTGCAAGAAGCTACAAGTGAAgtggacgatgaagagtcTGAGGCAGAGTCTGAAGCATCCGCTCCTAATGGTTACGTGACCCATCCCAGGTCTGCCTCTGCTTCCGTTCCCGATATTAGGCGGCCTACCACAGCTCTCGGAGGGAAAGAAACCAAGTCTAGAAAGCACATCCGGACAGCCTCTGGGTCACATTCTGGTCATACCTCCGGCGCAAGGCAAGGGGCTAACGCTTTACTCGGCGCGGCATCTGCGCATAACATGGCTGGTACTTCACCCCACACTGCCAAGGAAACTTTCCTCAACTACTTCCTCGGCGGACGTAACGGCGCAGGGGAGGATGCTGGTAGTGTACAACGAGCTTTGGGCAAAAGCCACGTTATGCAGCATCATGCACAGGGGCAGTACCAACCCCAgcagagagagaaggatttGTTGCCTGACCTTGGGGGTAGGAGGGGCGGACGTCTTGAGAACAGTGCTTCATTCGACATGAAGAGTTTGGGAAAGCATCTCGAAGCT ACAACTGGGGACGAAATGCAGCTCACTCCTCgagaggaaatggaaaCTACCTTGATTCGATCCTTGATCGCCAGCTATTTTGGTATCACAAGGCAAACCATACAGGATCTGGTCCCCAAGGCGATCATGCACTTGCTG GTCAATTTTTCTCGTGACGCGATCCAACAACGTCTTGTCACTCAGCTCTACAAGCCCGAACTATTCGCCGACCTGCTATTCGAGGACGAAGCGCTTGTTTCAGAACGGACAAGGGTCAAAGCCCTGTTGGATGCCTACAAGGAAGCGTTTAAGGTGCTGAGCGAGGTGTCGCTGAAGAGTACATAA
- a CDS encoding hypothetical protein (Match to ESTs gb|CF188001.1|CF188001, gb|CF192139.1|CF192139, gb|CF191950.1|CF191950), producing the protein MIFNRFTFTAAMAASAASAISVQRRAAITDFDTSPVAFAFPEPRGFSASTASEAPCGGFDPVNRTSYPLSGGDVALIQQTDATNVNILWTSESDPTLFHSFSTYSNSILDIAAGHYCQDAPDFSSLGFAEGDNATLLVIYQLDGADTYYYQCADVSLVSATSFTTDEQYVCGNYTSELEIASSEESLHLGNTTTSESTSSGTTGTASTSSGSTNPHVSSSSSGSKLSAAEGGGIGASVTIFVFAVIAGLLWWSGLLRFGKKKQAVVHDHESVSSGVPTKERL; encoded by the exons ATGATCTTTAATCGCTTCACATTCACCGCTGCCATGGCTGCCTCTGCGGCTTCTGCTATCAGTGTTCAACGCAGGGCGGCAATCACT GACTTCGACACGAGTCCCGTCGCTTTTGCCTTCCCCGAGCCTCGTGGTTTCTcagcctccaccgcctctGAAGCTCCGTGTGGTGGTTTCGACCCGGTCAACAGGACTTCTTACCCTTTGT CCGGTGGTGATGTTGCCCTGATTCAACAGACCGATGCTACAAATGTTAACATTCTTTGGACATCTGAATCCGATCCTACCCTGTTCCATTCATTCAGCACTTATTCTAACTCCATTCTCGACATCGCTGCCGGACACTATTGTCAGGATGCTCCCGatttttcctctttgggCTTCGCTGAGGGCGATAACGCTACTCTTTTGGTCATCTACCAG CTTGATGGAGCCGACACCTACTACTACCAGTGTGCCGATGTTAGTCTCGTTTCGGCCACCAGCTTTACTACCGACGAGCAGTACGTCTGTGGCAACTACACTTCCGAGCTTGAGATTGCTTCTTCTGAGGAGTCTCTTCACCTCGGTAACACCACTACCTCCGAAAGCACCTCTAGCGGTACCACCGGAACTGCTTCAACATCCAGCGGCTCCACCAACCCTCATGTCTCTAGCTCCTCGTCTGGCTCTAAGCTCAGTGCCGCCGAGGGTGGTGGTATCGGCGCCTCAGTCACTATCTTCGTTTTCGCCGTCATCGCTGGCTTATTGTGGTGGTCTGGTCTCCTTCGTTttggcaagaagaagcaggcTGTCGTGCACGACCACGAGTCTGTATCCTCTGGCGTACCCACCAAGGAGCGTCTCTGA
- a CDS encoding hypothetical protein (HMMPfam hit to Transglut_core, Transglutaminase-like superfamily, score: 61.2, E(): 2.7e-15), with product MFNQPSDSPFRDYQAYVHIVNYCAAALAAGIYQGIPQLSVPSPKEVGDLNRLWREYLLTHKLEVLSSFRRRRSVVSDDMQGVIKNLQQHTYSLRDPRGDPSMQGVSEYELRALVPDITSSIAFISSNPPFTPFGQVDAEVLALCRWFKDDYMRWVDPIKCPTCDGPTFSAGTVPPDGTEHWEGAGRVELHVCKDKNCAAQRRFPRYGKVSTLLRTREGRCGEWAHLFYVFLRAKGIESRYVWNSEDHVWCEYWSPALRHWVHVDPCEGAINKPLIYALGWGKKQAFCLAFGQYGAEDVSAAYIDDFDGDCRLRRRARGWKERDLRRALFAQTVALRLKMDLPQRSRLEVMDQLQALWISDREGRMREAEKSELIGRISGPDDWKRLRDELGLNAKIIQKPQYTVVSNLESDNQALVTFGDAHWDGSTIVLTTGNSQTSAVFHPHPIDQSDTFSCTVTFRLTSPPGAGEADGISIIFVPKKALGLGGYGLGYSGLGGKGDFAVEVDTYRTQDYADDPPTPHISVHSPPDAHHRNSIGCTAPGTLPKLSNGKEHKLQILYRGEDRRVRGYLTISSEGSVKDETDIEVFDIVVPSGNEQKPWFIGVTGSCGGLWQKQEIIDWSLQLVAFGDGQTILQKSSGKAKAGCERNDERDNI from the exons ATGTTCAATCAGCCCTCGGACTCCCCATTCCGAGACTATCAGGCATATGTTCATATCGTGAACTATTGCGCCGCAGCCCTTGCCGCTGGAATCTACCAAGGAATCCCTCAGCTCTCTgtcccttctccaaagGAAGTTGGTGATCTGAATCGACTCTGGCGGGAGTATCTCCTGACGCACAAGTTAGAAGTGCTGTCGTCCTTCCGCAGAAGAAGGTCTGTAGTGAGCGATGATATGCAAGGTGTCATCAAGAATTTACAACAGCATACCTATAGTCTTCGAGACCCTCGAGGCGAC CCCAGCATGCAAGGGGTATCTGAGTACGAACTTCGCGCACTGGTCCCAGATATTACTTCCTCTATTGCCTTTATCTCATCAAACCCTCCATTTACACCTTTTGGTCAAGTGGATGCCGAAGTACTGGCTTTGTGCCGATGGTTCAAAGATGATTATATGCGATGGGTGGATCCTATCAAATGCCCCACTTGCGATGGACCCACGTTTTCTGCTGGCACCGTTCCACCAGATGGGACAGAACACTGGGAAGGTGCGGGTAGGGTGGAATTGCATGTCTGCAAGGATAAGAATTGCGCGGCCCAGAGAAGATTCCCGCGGTATGGAAAGGTCAGTACATTGTTGAGAACtagagaaggaagatgtggaGAATGGGCGCATTTATTTTATGTGTTCTTGCGGGCCAAAGGCATTGAATCTCGTTATGTATGGAACAG CGAAGATCATGTTTGGTGCGAATATTGGTCTCCAGCTCTTCGACATTGGGTTCATGTAGATCCATG TGAAGGGGCCATAAACAAGCCTCTGATCTATGCACTGggatggggaaagaagCAGGCGTTCTGTTT GGCATTCGGTCAGTATGGAGCCGAAGATGTGAGTGCCGCATATATTGATGATTTTGACGGGGATTGTCGCCTTCGTCGCCGTGCTCGAggctggaaagaaagagaccTTCGACGT GCTCTCTTCGCGCAGACGGTTGCACTTCGACTAAAGATGGATCTGCCCCAACGCTCGCGCCTGGAAGTGATGGATCAATTGCAAGCACTGTGGATATCAGATAGAGAAGGTCGAATGCGAGAGGCGGAAAAGTCAGAGCTTATCGGGCGCATATCAGGTCCTGATgattggaagaggttgagagaTGAGTTGGGCTTAAATGCAAAGATCATTCAAAAGCCACAATATACTG TCGTCTCTAATCTTGAATCGGACAATCAAGCTCTTGTCACTTTTGGAGACGCTCATTGGGACGGAAGTACCATTGTACTAACCACCGGTAACAGCCAGACATCCGCGGtatttcatcctcatcctaTCGACCAGAGTGACACCTTTTCGTGTACCGTAACATTTCGTCTGACATCCCCTCCTGGAGCAGGCGAGGCGGATGGAATAAGTATTATATTTGTGCCGAAGAAGGCCCTCGGCCTAGGGGGGTACGGATTGGGATATTCGGGTTTAGGGGGTAAGGGAGATTTTGCTGTTGAAG TTGACACGTATCGCACACAAGATTATGCTGATGATCCGCCAACCCCTCATATATCTGTTCATTCTCCACCGGACGCCCATCATCGAAACTCGATAGGTTGTACAGCCCCTGGGACCCTACCTAAACTCAGTAATGGCAAGGAACATAAGCTTCAAATACTTTATAGAGGTGAAGACAGGAGAGTGAGGGGCTATTTGACGATATCATCTGAGGGGAGTGTTAAGGATGAGACCGATATTGAGGTATTTGACATTGTGGTCCCGTCAGGGAATGAGCAAAAACCGTGGTTCATTGGGGTGACAGGATCGTGTGGTGGTTTATGGCAGAAG CAAGAAATAATCGACTGGAGTCTCCAGCTTGTGGCCTTTGGTGACGGACAAACTATATTGCAAAAGTCAAGTGGCAAGGCAAAGGCTGGATGCGAAAGGAACGACGAGAGAGACAATATCTAG
- a CDS encoding hypothetical protein (HMMPfam hit to Transglut_core, Transglutaminase-like superfamily, score: 61.2, E(): 2.7e-15): MFNQPSDSPFRDYQAYVHIVNYCAAALAAGIYQGIPQLSVPSPKEVGDLNRLWREYLLTHKLEVLSSFRRRRSVVSDDMQGVIKNLQQHTYSLRDPRGDPSMQGVSEYELRALVPDITSSIAFISSNPPFTPFGQVDAEVLALCRWFKDDYMRWVDPIKCPTCDGPTFSAGTVPPDGTEHWEGAGRVELHVCKDKNCAAQRRFPRYGKVSTLLRTREGRCGEWAHLFYVFLRAKGIESRYVWNSEDHVWCEYWSPALRHWVHVDPCEGAINKPLIYALGWGKKQAFCLAFGQYGAEDVSAAYIDDFDGDCRLRRRARGWKERDLRRALFAQTVALRLKMDLPQRSRLEVMDQLQALWISDREGRMREAEKSELIGRISGPDDWKRLRDELGLNAKIIQKPQYTVVSNLESDNQALVTFGDAHWDGSTIVLTTGNSQTSAVFHPHPIDQSDTFSCTVTFRLTSPPGAGEADGISIIFVPKKALGLGGYGLGYSGLGGCTAPGTLPKLSNGKEHKLQILYRGEDRRVRGYLTISSEGSVKDETDIEVFDIVVPSGNEQKPWFIGVTGSCGGLWQKQEIIDWSLQLVAFGDGQTILQKSSGKAKAGCERNDERDNI; encoded by the exons ATGTTCAATCAGCCCTCGGACTCCCCATTCCGAGACTATCAGGCATATGTTCATATCGTGAACTATTGCGCCGCAGCCCTTGCCGCTGGAATCTACCAAGGAATCCCTCAGCTCTCTgtcccttctccaaagGAAGTTGGTGATCTGAATCGACTCTGGCGGGAGTATCTCCTGACGCACAAGTTAGAAGTGCTGTCGTCCTTCCGCAGAAGAAGGTCTGTAGTGAGCGATGATATGCAAGGTGTCATCAAGAATTTACAACAGCATACCTATAGTCTTCGAGACCCTCGAGGCGAC CCCAGCATGCAAGGGGTATCTGAGTACGAACTTCGCGCACTGGTCCCAGATATTACTTCCTCTATTGCCTTTATCTCATCAAACCCTCCATTTACACCTTTTGGTCAAGTGGATGCCGAAGTACTGGCTTTGTGCCGATGGTTCAAAGATGATTATATGCGATGGGTGGATCCTATCAAATGCCCCACTTGCGATGGACCCACGTTTTCTGCTGGCACCGTTCCACCAGATGGGACAGAACACTGGGAAGGTGCGGGTAGGGTGGAATTGCATGTCTGCAAGGATAAGAATTGCGCGGCCCAGAGAAGATTCCCGCGGTATGGAAAGGTCAGTACATTGTTGAGAACtagagaaggaagatgtggaGAATGGGCGCATTTATTTTATGTGTTCTTGCGGGCCAAAGGCATTGAATCTCGTTATGTATGGAACAG CGAAGATCATGTTTGGTGCGAATATTGGTCTCCAGCTCTTCGACATTGGGTTCATGTAGATCCATG TGAAGGGGCCATAAACAAGCCTCTGATCTATGCACTGggatggggaaagaagCAGGCGTTCTGTTT GGCATTCGGTCAGTATGGAGCCGAAGATGTGAGTGCCGCATATATTGATGATTTTGACGGGGATTGTCGCCTTCGTCGCCGTGCTCGAggctggaaagaaagagaccTTCGACGT GCTCTCTTCGCGCAGACGGTTGCACTTCGACTAAAGATGGATCTGCCCCAACGCTCGCGCCTGGAAGTGATGGATCAATTGCAAGCACTGTGGATATCAGATAGAGAAGGTCGAATGCGAGAGGCGGAAAAGTCAGAGCTTATCGGGCGCATATCAGGTCCTGATgattggaagaggttgagagaTGAGTTGGGCTTAAATGCAAAGATCATTCAAAAGCCACAATATACTG TCGTCTCTAATCTTGAATCGGACAATCAAGCTCTTGTCACTTTTGGAGACGCTCATTGGGACGGAAGTACCATTGTACTAACCACCGGTAACAGCCAGACATCCGCGGtatttcatcctcatcctaTCGACCAGAGTGACACCTTTTCGTGTACCGTAACATTTCGTCTGACATCCCCTCCTGGAGCAGGCGAGGCGGATGGAATAAGTATTATATTTGTGCCGAAGAAGGCCCTCGGCCTAGGGGGGTACGGATTGGGATATTCGGGTTTAGGGG GTTGTACAGCCCCTGGGACCCTACCTAAACTCAGTAATGGCAAGGAACATAAGCTTCAAATACTTTATAGAGGTGAAGACAGGAGAGTGAGGGGCTATTTGACGATATCATCTGAGGGGAGTGTTAAGGATGAGACCGATATTGAGGTATTTGACATTGTGGTCCCGTCAGGGAATGAGCAAAAACCGTGGTTCATTGGGGTGACAGGATCGTGTGGTGGTTTATGGCAGAAG CAAGAAATAATCGACTGGAGTCTCCAGCTTGTGGCCTTTGGTGACGGACAAACTATATTGCAAAAGTCAAGTGGCAAGGCAAAGGCTGGATGCGAAAGGAACGACGAGAGAGACAATATCTAG